A stretch of the Balearica regulorum gibbericeps isolate bBalReg1 chromosome 23, bBalReg1.pri, whole genome shotgun sequence genome encodes the following:
- the CFAP68 gene encoding LOW QUALITY PROTEIN: cilia- and flagella-associated protein 68 (The sequence of the model RefSeq protein was modified relative to this genomic sequence to represent the inferred CDS: substituted 1 base at 1 genomic stop codon), producing MLPAVEIQADPRELLISIARSCSRCLYNSLHGSLMHATDHGELRMDWNSTSEFSQYGWRCTTNENDYSLKTLMGSWNEERYHIQTIVHPKPFPSHFSFQYTHCFETTYSSGFKXEPHWFLGHYSELEAPSFNPTAQFCSTLDYRPPYGSIFFACVRHSEKEQEGCRKSNRDGENLQATSSEKQEACPLAVLQGYPSSKKTCHALKLNVASCEKRSSYFLSCIVCNLCVFLLFILCAEVTASHQSPCTLSVKPN from the exons ATGTTACCTGCTGTTGAGATCCAAGCTGATCCTAGGGAGTTGTTGATTTCTATTGCCAGATCATGTTCAAGATGTTTATACAACTCCCTCCATGGCTCCTTAATGCATGCTACTGACCATGGGGAGCTGCGAATGGACTGGAACAGCACTTCTGAGTTTTCCCAGTATGGCTGGAGGTGTACCACCAATGAAAATGATTACTCATTGAAAACCCTTATGGGGAGCTGGAATGAAGAACGATACCATATCCAGACAATTGTGCACCCCAAGCCATTTCCTTCCCA tttttcttttcagtatacTCACTGCTTTGAAACAACATATTCTTCAG GATTTAAATGAGAACCTCATTGGTTTCTGGGCCACTATTCTGAGTTGGAAGCTCCTTCATTCAACCCAACTGCTCAGTTCTGCTCCACATTAGACTACAGGCCTCCATACggcagcattttctttgcttgcGTCCGACACTCAGAGAAGGAACAAGAAGGATGcaggaaaagcaacagagaTGGAGAGAATCTGCAGGCTACGtcttcagaaaaacaggagGCCTGTCCGCTAGCAGTGCTACAAGGATATCCTTCAAGCAAAAAGACCTGTCATGCATTAAAGCTAAATGTAGCATCATGTGAAAAACGTTCTTCCTACTTTCTAAGCTGTATTGTTTGTAACCTAtgtgtgtttctgttgtttattttgtgtGCAGAGGTGACTGCAAGTCACCAGTCACCCTGCACCTTGTCAGTCAAGCCCAACTAA
- the HSPB2 gene encoding heat shock protein beta-2: protein MAARTVPHAYPMSSEYEFANPSKIYDQNFGEGVSSCEILAPALYHGYYIRPRINKQLDRGTSEISLNEHKFQVFLDVCHFLPDELTVRTVDNLLEVMGQHPQKADRHGFISREFTRTYILPLDVDPLLVRATLSHDGILSIVAPRTGKEVKARINEVKITQQEEPVGKEEQSEEGKGKEES from the exons ATGGCTGCACGGACTGTCCCCCATGCCTACCCCATGAGTTCGGAGTATGAGTTTGCCAACCCTAGCAAGATCTACGACCAGAACTTTGGAGAAG GTGTGTCCTCATGTGAGATTTTAGCCCCTGCCCTGTACCATGGCTACTACATCAGGCCTCGGATCAATAAGCAGCTGGATCGAGGCACCTCTGAGATCAGCCTCAATGAGCACAAATTCCAGGTGTTCCTGGATGTCTGTCACTTCCTGCCAGATGAGCTCACTGTCCGCACTGTAGACAACCTGCTGGAGGTGATGGGGCAACACCCACAGAAGGCTGACCGCCATGGTTTCATCTCCCGAGAGTTCACCAGGACCTACATCCTTCCTCTGGATGTTGACCCCTTGCTGGTGAGAGCTACGTTGTCCCATGATGGCATCTTAAGCATTGTGGCTCCCCGGACAGGGAAGGAGGTGAAGGCCAGAATCAACGAGGTGAAGATAACCCAACAGGAGGAGCCAGTGGGGAAAGAAGAACagtctgaggaaggaaaagggaaggaagaatcCTAA
- the FDXACB1 gene encoding ferredoxin-fold anticodon-binding domain-containing protein 1: protein MEAVRRVLLLGEGNFSFAASLCGAAGTYVVATCYESEEEASGRGRAAESIRRLREIGAEVMFSVDCTKLKDYFLPGKREFDCIYFNFPHCGRKAGVVKNRELLAHFFRSSAEVLTEKGEVHVALCNGQGGTPADQPRREWHNSWQIVAVAAGAGFILSDVHPFKAETIHGYKCTGYRSQDKSFCVEGALNHIFTRSMPLLYFKPMICKIELESQEVSFQVPQVLADKINRGFLELNSNHPVRTVKETLTAELSQAFPLQNIDYCLSLLHRGHLSGICHSNIFWTILSPEDAPSTEEMSTGLANAVLFSHVDFCRDTDKNGCLNVQEGCRMSKQYYLRPSLLPYAQAMVQRGTFLPGTLHILSGPVFRKCLIAPYSMPVFHEMVFVCAVNRGTENSCIQRLVNNIENSIHSLHQTVSGFKLNINLQEATSFETTELNDFAAFESQLSKIQYFICMEIDASGFCEKGSCVGIVRTAHYELVSSELVFVFASLNLDLLAMLMCGIPDWRMLWTSDTRFLCQFPRGELRLFKSFSLYPPSYVHDVSFWVPDGEQFDELAFHTIARWVSGEMVVSIQLIDSFQQSETGRKSLCYRLTFQSCDKALSRQDVAEMQLLFRKEIKQRLHVTLR from the exons ATGGAGGCGGTGCGGCGcgtcctgctgctgggggagggcaACTTCTCCTTCGCGGCCTCCCTGTGCGGGGCCGCGGGGACCTACGTCGTGGCCACTTGCTACGAGAGCGAAGAGGAGGCGTCCGGGCGGGGGCGAGCCGCGGAGAGCATCCGGCGGCTGCGGGAGATAG GAGCTGAAGTTATGTTTTCTGTGGACTGCACCAAGCTGAAGGACTATTTTTTaccaggaaaaagagaatttgattgtatttatttcaacttCCCTCACTGTGGGAGAAAGGCTGGGGTAGTGAAGAATAGAGAGCTGCTTGCCCACTTTTTCCGTAG ctccGCAGAAGTGCTGACAGAGAAGGGAGAGGTCCATGTGGCCCTTTGCAATGGACAGGGTGGGACACCTGCTGATCAACCAAGGAGAGAATGGCACAACAGCTGGCAAATAGTGGctgtggcagcaggagctggattTATCTTGAGTGATGTTCATCCTTTTAAAGCAGAGACTATCCATGGATATAAGTGTACAGGCTACAG GAGTCAAGATAAATCTTTCTGTGTAGAGGGTGCTTTAAACCACATTTTCACACGAAGCATGCCACTTCTGTATTTCAAACCTATGATCTGCAAGATAGAACTGGAAAGCCAAGAAGTTTCTTTTCAAGTACCACAAGTACTTGCAGATAAAATTAATAG ggGTTTCCTAGAACTAAATTCAAATCACCCAGTACGGACAGTAAAGGAGACGCTCACTGCAGAGCTTAGCCAAGCCTTTCCGTTACAAAACATTGACTACTGCCTTTCTCTGCTCCACCGAGGTCACCTCAGTGGGATTTGCCACTCAAATATCTTTTGGACCATTCTGAGCCCAGAGGATGCTCCAAGCACTGAAGAAATGTCTACTGGACTagcaaatgcagttttattttcccatgtTGATTTTTGCAGGGACACAGATAAGAATGGCTGCCTGAATGTGCAAGAGGGATGCCGCATGTCAAAACAGTATTATCTTAGACCTTCCCTTCTACCTTATGCTCAGGCAATGGTACAAAGAGGAACTTTTCTCCCGGGGACACTTCATATTCTTTCTGGCCCAGTTTTCAGGAAGTGTCTTATCGCTCCTTATTCCATGCCTGTTTTTCATGAGATGGTTTTTGTATGTGCAGTTAACAGAGGTACAGAAAACAGCTGTATCCAGAGGTTGGTGAATAACATTGAAAACAGCATACATTCTCTTCACCAGACTGTTTCTGGCTTTAAACTGAATATCAATCTGCAGGAAGCAACGAGCTTTGAAACAACTGAGTTAAATgactttgctgcttttgaatCTCAGCTTAGTAAAATTCAATACTTCATCTGCATGGAGATAGATGCTTCAGGCTTCTGTGAGAAAGGCTCCTGTGTGGGAATTGTAAGGACAGCTCATTATGAACTAGTAAGCAGTGAGCtggtttttgtctttgcttcatTGAATCTCGACCTCCTAGCCATGCTGATGTGTGGAATACCTGACTGGCGAATGCTCTGGACATCAGACACACGATTCCTCTGTCAGTTTCCTAGAGGAGAGTTAAGGCTTTTCAAGAGTTTTTCTCTCTATCCACCGTCCTATGTGCATGATGTCAGCTTTTGGGTTCCTGATGGCGAACAATTTGATGAACTTGCTTTTCACACTATTGCTAGGTGGGTGTCAGGTGAAATGGTCGTATCCATCCAGTTAATTGACAGTTTTCAGCAGTCAGAGACTGGACGGAAGAGCCTCTGCTACAGGCTGACCTTTCAGTCCTGTGACAAGGCACTGAGCCGCCAGGATGTGGCAGAGATGCAGCTGCTCTTCCgtaaggaaataaaacaacGCTTGCATGTAACTCTTCGGTAG
- the CRYAB gene encoding alpha-crystallin B chain translates to MDITIHNPLIRRPLLSWLAPSRIFDQIFGEHLQESELLPASPSLSPFLMRSPILRMPSWLEAGLSEMRLEKDKFSVNLDVKHFSPEELKVKVLGDMIEIHGKHEERQDEHGFIAREFNRKYRIPDDVDPLTITSSLSLDGVLTVSAPRKQSDVPERPIPITREEKPAIAGAQRK, encoded by the exons ATGGATATCACCATTCATAACCCCCTGATCCGCAGACCCCTGTTATCTTGGTTGGCACCGAGTCGTATCTTTGACCAGATTTTCGGAGAGCACTTGCAGGAGTCAGAGCTGCTCCCTGCTTCCCCCAGCCTCAGTCCCTTCCTGATGAGATCCCCCATTCTTCGGATGCCCAGTTGGCTAGAGGCAGGACTCTCTGAG ATGCGACTGGAGAAGGACAAATTTTCTGTAAATCTTGATGTGAAGCATTTCTCCCCTGAGGAGCTAAAAGTGAAGGTGCTTGGTGACATGATAGAAATTCATGGGAAACATGAGGAGCGCCAG GATGAGCATGGCTTTATTGCCAGGGAGTTCAACAGGAAATACAGGATTCCAGATGATGTGGACCCTCTGACCATAACCTCGTCACTCTCTCTGGATGGTGTCCTGACTGTGAGCGCACCGAGGAAACAAAGTGATGTCCCTGAGCGCCCTATCCCTATCACCCGTGAAGAGAAGCCTGCCATTGCAGGAGCCCAAAGGAAGTAG